The Paenibacillus amylolyticus genome contains the following window.
GATAACAAATCGGGTACGGAAGGTTGAGAGTAACATGAGCGTGCTTTTGAAATCCAGCATTGGACCCAGTACAAGGAAAGATACCAGCGGTCCCAGCGCAAACGTATGTGAGAACGCAGAAGCCACAAATGCATCCGAAGTGGAGCAGAGAGACAACACATAAGCGAAGGCCATCATGAACACATAAGAGGCGACAGGTCCATTGCCTAGTGAGATCAGATCGCTGCGACTAATGAATGTTTGGATGCAGGCTGTAATCAGGGCACCGATCACCAGATATTTGCTCATATCTACGAATTCATCTCCGGCATGAATGAAGAAGCTGCGCCAGTTTTTCACATGGTTGTGATCGTGAGCATGTGCATGTGGTTGAGCCATTTTGAATCCAGGATGCGTCTTAACCTCTGTTACTGCGACCTTTGGCAAACGAAGGGGATTCCGACGAACGAACACATAGACGAGCATGCCTATGGAAGCTGCTACAGCAAAGGCGAGTCCCATACGGGCGATAGTTATCTCAGGATGGGAGGGAAAGGCGAGCAAGGTAGCGGTAAATACAATGGGATTGACGACGGGACCACTCAAAATGAACGTAACTGCAATATAGGCTGGCATGCCTTTATGCATCAATCTTCTCACGACCGGGATCATGCCACATTCACAGATAGGAAAAATAATACCGAGCAGCCCTGCGATCAGCACACCGCCGATCGGATTCTTGGGCGTAAGTTTGCGGACCATTTCTTCCGATACAAACCAC
Protein-coding sequences here:
- a CDS encoding permease, coding for MKMAANLKLLSFLIPCAFLVPVLITMAPDLKEAWNSEALQNMKTVFIGIFLEAAPFLLMGVLLSSLMQWFVSEEMVRKLTPKNPIGGVLIAGLLGIIFPICECGMIPVVRRLMHKGMPAYIAVTFILSGPVVNPIVFTATLLAFPSHPEITIARMGLAFAVAASIGMLVYVFVRRNPLRLPKVAVTEVKTHPGFKMAQPHAHAHDHNHVKNWRSFFIHAGDEFVDMSKYLVIGALITACIQTFISRSDLISLGNGPVASYVFMMAFAYVLSLCSTSDAFVASAFSHTFALGPLVSFLVLGPMLDFKSTLMLLSTFRTRFVIGLSLAIIILVFTGSWLINLLV